From Pseudomonas sp. AN-1:
ACTCGCGGCTGAAGCCTTCGGCGAGCAGCAGGTCGGTCAGCGCCGGCTTGCCGCGGGTCAGGGTGCCGGTCTTGTCCAGCGCCACCACGCGGGCGTTCCTGAGCGACTGCAGGGCGGTGCCCTGGCGGAACAGCACGCCCAGCTCGGCGGCGCGGCCGGTGCCGACCATGATCGAGGTGGGCGTGGCCAGGCCCATGGCGCAGGGGCAGGCGACGATCAGCACGGCCACCGCGTTGACCAGGGCGAAGGTCAGTGCCGGCGCCGGGCCGAACAGCAGCCAGGCGGCGAAGGTCAGCAGGGCGGCGAGCATCACCGCCGGCACGAACCACAGGGTGACGCGGTCGACCAGCGTCTGGATCGGCAGCTTGGCGCCCTGGGCCTGCTCGACCAGGCGGATGATCTGCGCCAGCACGCTGTCGCCGCCGATGCGCGTGGTGCGCAGGGTCAGCGCGCCGTTCTGGTTGACGGTGCCGCCGACCAGCGCGGCGCCGGGCGCCTTGGCCACCGGCAGCGGCTCGCCGGTGATCATCGACTCGTCGACGAAGCTGTCGCCCTCGACCACCTCGCCGTCCACCGGCACCCGCTCGCCGGGGCGCACCTCGACCAGGTCGCCGACGCGCACCGCGTCGATGGCCAGCTCCAGCGCCTGGCCGTCGCGGCGCACCCGCGCGGTGCGCGGCTGCAGGCCGACCAGCCGGCGGATCGCCTCCGAGGTGCGCCCCCTGGCGCGCGCCTCAAGGAAGCGGCCGAGCAGGATCAGGCTGACGATCACCGCCGCCGCCTCGTAGTAGACGTGCACGGTGCCGGCCGGCAGCAGGCCCGGGGCGAGGGTGGCGACCAGCGAGAACAGCCAGGCGGCGCTGGTGCCGACCGCCACCAGCGAGTTCATGTCCGGCGCGCCGCGCAGCAGCGCCGGCACGCCGAGGCGGAAGAAGCGCCGGCCGGGGCCGAACAGCACCGCCGTGGTGAGCACGCCCTGCACCAGCCAGTTGGTCTGCTGGCCGAGGGTGGCGAGGATCCAGTGGTGCAGGGCGGGGATCAGGTGTGCGCCCATCTCCAGCACGAACACCGGCAGGGTGAGCACGGCGGCGAGCAGCAGCGAGCGCCGCAGTTCGGCCAGCTCGGCCGCGCGGCGCGCCTCCTCGGCGTCGGCCTGGGCGCCGGCGGCGGCCAGCGGCTCGGCGGCGTAGCCGGCGCGCTCGATGGCGGCGACCAGCGCGCCGACCGGCACGCCACGCAGCACGCGCACCTGGGCGCGCTCGCTGGCCAGGTTGACGCGCGCCTCGGTCACCCCGGGCACCCTGCCCAGCACGCGCTCGACCCGAGCCACGCAGGAGGCGCAGGTCATGCCGCGCACGTCCAGCTCGACGGTTTCCTCGGCCACCGCGTAGCCGGCCTGCTGCACGGCGGCGATGGCGGCGGCGACGTCGGGGGCGCCGGCGAAGCTGACCTCGGCGCGTGCGGTGGCCAGGTTGACGCTGGCGTCCGTCACCCCGGGCAGCTTGCGCAGGGCGCGCTCGACGCGGCCGACGCAGGAGGCGCAGGTCATGCCGTCGATGCTCAGGGTGAGCGGCGGCGGACCGTCCTGGCGGAGGGGGGCGGGCGTGTTCATGGGGGCTCCTGATCCGGCTGAGGCATGCCGCCACCTTAGGGCTTCCAATGGTGGCAAGGTCAAGCCCCGGCGCCGGCCGCGGCCATCAATCAATAAAATTGCACCGATGCTGCAGGATTATTCGTTTGTTCCGGCCCTCGGGGGCGGACAGACTGTATCCGCCCTGTGCGCCGGACGAAGCCGGCAGCGCGCATGCCCCGCCAGAGGGAAGCCGCTGCGGTGGACGGTGGCGGGGCGAACAACCTTGTCCCTCCGGAACTGCCATGACTCCTGCCAGACAACTCGTTGCGCGGGTTGCCCGCCTTCTCCCGCCCGCCCTGCACACCCACCCCCTCGAATGGACGCGCGCTGCGCTCGGCGCCGGGCTCGGCGTACTGCTGCCCCTGCTGCTGTGCGGCGCCCTGTTCGGCCGCGAGCTGGCCCTGAGCATGCTCGGCCCGCTCGGCGCCTCGGCGGTGCTGCTGTTCGCGGTATCGTCCGGGGCGCTGTCGCAGCCCTGGTCGATCCTCGGCAGCTACCTGTGCGCGGCGCTGGTGGCGACCGCGGTCGGCCTGCTGCACCTGCCGGTCCTGGCCACGGCGTTGCTGGCCCTCGGTGGCACCCTGCTGACGATGTGCGCGCTGCGCTGCCTGCATCCGCCGGGTGCGGCGCTGGCGCTGTGCCTGGCACAGGGACATCCGCAGGTGTCCGCGCTGGGCTTCGGCATACTGCTGCCGGTGCTGCTGGCGGCCGCGGGCCTGCTCGTCTGCGCGCTGCTGTTCAACAACCTGACCGGCGTGCGCTACCCCAAGGCACCGAGCGCGGAGCCGGTGTCGCTCGCCGTGTCGCCGCCCGAGATCCAGGCAGGAATCACCGCCGCCGACCTGCAACAGGCCCTGAAGGAGTTCGGTGAGTTCGTCGACGTGACGGCGGAGGATCTCGAGGAGATCGTCCGGCGCAGCGAGCGCCATGCCCGCCAGCGCAGCATGGCCGAGGTGTTCGCCGAGCGCGAACCGGGCTGAGCGAGCGGAACCGGGTGTTGCCGGGCGGCGGGGAGGGTCGATGATCGCGCGTGGGCGCGGCGTAGCACCGCGCGGGGAAGCCGCAACGCTCGGCGGCAAAGAAAAAGGCCCTCTTCCGAGGGCCTTTCGAGATCTGGAGCGGGCGATGGGAATCGAACCCACGGCTCTAGCTTGGGAAGCTAGGGTATTACCATTATACGACGCCCGCTTTTCAGGCCGTCTTTTTACCAGAAGATGCGAACGAGGTGAAGCTCGTTTTATGCCGAATCGCTCTGAGCCGCCGGCAAGGGGCCGGAGCAGGCGATTTCCGCGGCATCGAGCGGGCGGTACTGGCCGGGTTGCAGCATCGGGTCGAGGCGGATCGGCCCGATGCTCTCGCGGTGCAGGCGGGTCACCCGGTTGCGGAAGTGGCCGAACATGCGCTTGACCTGATGGTAGCGGCCCTCGACCAGGGTGAGACGGGCGCTGTGGCTGTCGAGGATCTCCAGGTGCGCGGGCAGGGTGGTGAGATCCTCGAAGGCGAAGTAGATGCCGCGCGCGAAAGTGTCGACGTACTCGGCGTCGATCGGCTCGGCGGTCTCCACCCGGTAGACCTTGGGCAGCTTGCTGCCCGGCAGGGTCAGGCGCCGCGACCACTGACCGTCGTTGGTCAGCAGCAGCAGGCCGGTGGTGTTGCCGTCCAGGCGCCCGGCGATGTGCAGCCCCGCGCGCTCGGCTGCCGGCAGCAGGTCGAGCACGGTGCGGTGCTGCGGATCGCTCGTGGCGCTGACCACCCCGGCCGGCTTGTGCAGCATCAGGTAGCGGGCGGTCTGGCCGGCCTGCAGCAGTTGCCCGTCCAGCTCGATGCGGTTGAAGCCGTTGATCTCGCGATGGCCGTCGCACTCGGCCAGGCGGTCGACCTGCACCCGGCCGGCGAGCAGCAACTGGCGGACCTGCTGGCGATTGAGTTCGGGGCGCTTGCTGAGGAAGCGGTCCAGGCGCATGGGGAAGGCTCTCGATGTGGCGGGGCGGTCGTTGCCAGCCCGTTCGGGCGGGTGGCGTGGCATGTTAGCGCGCGCGGGGCAGCGCCGCAGGTGCCGGTGCGCGTTCGCCTGGCGCGCTGAACTTGTGCAGGCGCTTCGGCGTCTCAGCAATGGGCCAATCGGGCCCGTGCCGCGGAGGAATCGATCCATGCGTGTTGCCGTGTTGCTGTTGGGAATGCTGCTCGGGCTGTCCGGGTGCGTGGTCTACGATGACGACCATGACCACGGCTACCGCGGCGGGCATGGTCACTGGGATGGCGGCGATCGGCATCGCCAGTGGGAGGGACGCGGCCATCGTCACCATCATTGGGATGACCGCGGCCAGCGCCGTGAGCGCTGGGAGGATCGACGCGACGGCTATCGCTACTACGACGACTGATTCCGTCGCCGGCACCCCGTAGCGCTCCGGCGGCGGTACTCAGCTGTCGCCGAGCTGCGCCAGCGGGTGCTCGCCTTCCCAGGTCGGGGCGAAGTGGGCCTCGACCACGCTCGGCGGGATGGCGGCGACCTGCGGCCAGTGCCAGCGGGGGCGGTTGTCCTTGTCGATCAGCCGGGCGCGCACCCCCTCGGCGAATTCGGGGTGGCGGCAGCAGTTCAGGCTCATCGCGTATTCCATGCGCAGCGCCTCGGCCAGCGACAGCCGGCGCGCGCGGCGCAGCTGTTCCCAGACCAGGTGGGCGGTGAGCGGGCAGCCGCTGGCCAGGGTGGCGGCCGCGCGGGCCAGCAGCGGATCGCTGTCGCCCTGCAGGGCGGTGAGAGCGTGCCAGGCGGCCGGCAGGTCGGCGACGTCGAGCAGGCGGTCGATGCGCTCGCGGCGCGGCAGCAGTTCGGCACCGGGCAGCCGGGCCAGGGCCTCGCGTTCCAGGGCCTGCAGCAGGCTGTGCAGCTGGCTGGCGCTCTGCTCGTTCCAGTTGAGCTGCGCCAGGCCGTGCAGCAGGGCTTCCTGCTGCTCGTCGAGCAGGAAGCGGTCGGCCAGGCCGAGGTCGAGGGCATCGCGGGCGTTGAGCTGGCTGGCGCCGAGGCCGAGGAACAGGCCGAGCCGGCCGGGCAGGCGGCCGAGGAACCAGCTGGCGCCGACATCGGGGTACAGGCCGATGCCGATTTCCGGCATGGCCAGGCGGCTGGACGGTGTGACGATGCGCAGGCCGGTGCTCTGCAGCAGGCCCATGCCGCCGCCCATCACGTAGCCGTGGGCCCAGCCCAGCAGCGGCTTGCGGTAGTGGTGCAGGCGGTGGAACAGGCGGTACTCGTCGGCGAAGAAGCGCCGCGCCAGCGCCGGCACCGTGCCGGGGTCGGCACGGCAGGCCTCGGCCAGGGCGCGTACGTCGCCGCCGGCGCAGAAGGCCCGGGCGCCGTTGCCACGCAGCACCACGCAGGCGATTTCCGGATCGTCCTGCCAGATCGCGAGGCGGTGGGCGAGTGCCTCGATCATCGGCAGCGACAGGGCGTTGAGGCTCGCCCCGGCGTCGAGGCTGGCGAGACCGAGGCGAAAGCCGTGGCGGCATGGCCGCTCTTCGAAGATCAGGTTCATGCGGGCCTCCGGCGCAGCGCGCCTCAGCGGTTGCGCCAGTGCGGGTCGCGTTTCTCCAGGAAGGCGTTGACGCCCTCGCGGGTATCGTCGGCATCGAACAGGTCGACGAAGCGCTCGCGCTCCTCGGCCAGCCAGCTGCTCGGGCCGCGCTGGCGGGCGCCCTGGATCAGCGGCTTGATCGCGCGCACCGCCACCGGGCTCTGCCGGGCGACGCGGGCGGCGAGCAGCAGGGCGTGGCCGCGCGCCTCGCCGCTGTCGACCACCTGCTCGACCAGGCCGATGCGCAGCGCGGTCTCGGCATCGACCCGCTCGCCGCAGAGGATCATGCGCTTGGCCCAGCCCTCGCCGACCAGCCAGGCCAGGTGCTGGGTGCCGCCGGCGCAGGGCAGCAGGCCGACGCCGGCCTCGGGCAGGGCCAGTTGCGCCTGGCGTTCGGCGATGCGGATGTCGCAGGCCAGCGCGCACTCCAGGCCGCCGCCCATGGCGTAGCCGTTGATGGCGGCGATGCTCACCCCGCGGAAGTCGCGCAGCGCCTCGAAGGCTTCGCCGAACAGCCGTGCCATGCTGCGCGCACGGGCCTTGTCGCCGTCGGCGAACAGCTTGAGGTCGGCGCCGGCGCTGAAGAACTTGGCGCCCTGGCCGGTGATCACCAGGGCGTAGATATCGTCGTCGCGGTTGAGGTGCTCGACCAGCTGGCGCAGGCCGATCAGCGAGTCGCGGTCCCAGGTGTTGGCCGGCGGATTGTTGATGGTGACCAGCGCGGTGTGGCCGTGCTTCTCGACGGTCAGCTTGTGGGTGAGGTCGAAGGGGGCGGACTTGTAGGGTTCGACGGCGTTGCTCATGACGGTCCTCGGGCTTCGGGCGGGTGGCCGCGCTCTGCCGGAGTCTCCAGCCGCGCCCACCCGGCAGGCGGATGCTCAGTCTGGTACGTCAGTGGAGGCCCGCGTCGGTCGTCTGACCGGACCCGCGGGCCGCCGGGATGAACTTCTTTTAGCCGTCCCGACCGGGGCTTGTCCAGCCCCGCCGGGAGGTGGGAGGGGTTTACTGCAGCTGGGGCGGCTGGCCGGCGGTCAGGCGTTCCTGCTTCCACTCGTCGAGGGTCGGTGCGGCCAGGGTGCCGTCGAGGCGGCCGACGATCTCGAAGTAGTCCTGCCTGGAACGGTCCTTCATGATCTCGTCGCGCGACTTGACCTTCACCGCGTAGACGGTCTGCACGTTCTGGTGATCGAAGGTGCGCCACTCCTGCGGGCCCTTGAGCAGCTGGTACTTGTGGCCTTCCAGGGCCTTGATCAGGCTCTCGCTGTCCAGGCTGCGCGCGCGCTCGGCGGCGTCGGCCCACTGGTGGACGATGCTGTAGGCCGAGGCGGCCGAACTCGACGGCATCAGTTCGTAACGCTCGGAGAAGTTCTTCACGAAGGTCATGCCGGCTTCGGACTTCTCCAGCTCCGGCACGCGCCAGGTCCACGGCTCGGTGCCGATCACGCCTTCCATCAGGCCGGGGCCGGCCTGCTCGACGATGCTCTGGGTCAGGTTGGGGGCGACGATCTGCATGCGCTTGGTCAGGCCGAGGTCCTCGGCGATGCGCATGGCGCGCACCAGGTCCTCGCCGAACAGCACCAGGGCGAGCACCTCGGCGTCGCTGCCGGCGGCCTGGGTCAGCGCATCGCGGTAGTCGGCCAGGCGCGCGCCGGGGAAGGGCACCTTGAGGCCCGGATGCTTGCTGGCGTCGGTGCTGTGGGTGGTCTGGCGCAGCGAGCTTTCGCTGGTGTGGCCCCAGGTGTAGTCAGCGGTGACGTAGAAGTAGCGCTTGTTCGGCAGCTCCTTGGCCAGGTACTCGCCGAGCACGCGCGCGCTCATCCACGCGTTGTTGCACTCGCGGAACATGTAGCGGTGGCCGTTCTTACCGGTGGTGTCGTTGGAGTAGGTGAGGGTGCCGAAGTACAGCACGCCGCGCTCCTTGGCGCGCTTGCTGGCGGCGATGGCCACGGCGCTGGAGGCGCCGCCGAACAGCATCACCGCGCCGTCACCGACCAGGCGGTCGACGTTGTTCACCGCCTTCTCCGGACGCGAGGCGGTATCGCGGCTGATCAGACGCAGGGGGCGGCCGAGCACGCCGCCCTCGGCGTTGATCTCGTCGATGGCCAGCAGGGCGCCACGCATCTGTGCCAGCCCTTCTTCCTTGTAGCTGCCGGTGCGGGGGTAGTTCAGGCCGAGGGTGATCGGATCGACAGCACTGGCAGTAGTGCAAAGTCCGGCCCACAGGGCCAGAGCCGTGAGAGTGCGCTTCATGGGGCCTCCTGGTCATTGTTATGTTTGCCCGAGCTTGTTTTACGCGCCGGCGTGTTTGACGGGCATTAGCTCTTGGTCTAGCGGCGTCATCGTTTTGTGATCCAGTTCGCAAGCGCGGGGAAATGCCGGCTGATGCGCGCCC
This genomic window contains:
- a CDS encoding heavy metal translocating P-type ATPase, yielding MNTPAPLRQDGPPPLTLSIDGMTCASCVGRVERALRKLPGVTDASVNLATARAEVSFAGAPDVAAAIAAVQQAGYAVAEETVELDVRGMTCASCVARVERVLGRVPGVTEARVNLASERAQVRVLRGVPVGALVAAIERAGYAAEPLAAAGAQADAEEARRAAELAELRRSLLLAAVLTLPVFVLEMGAHLIPALHHWILATLGQQTNWLVQGVLTTAVLFGPGRRFFRLGVPALLRGAPDMNSLVAVGTSAAWLFSLVATLAPGLLPAGTVHVYYEAAAVIVSLILLGRFLEARARGRTSEAIRRLVGLQPRTARVRRDGQALELAIDAVRVGDLVEVRPGERVPVDGEVVEGDSFVDESMITGEPLPVAKAPGAALVGGTVNQNGALTLRTTRIGGDSVLAQIIRLVEQAQGAKLPIQTLVDRVTLWFVPAVMLAALLTFAAWLLFGPAPALTFALVNAVAVLIVACPCAMGLATPTSIMVGTGRAAELGVLFRQGTALQSLRNARVVALDKTGTLTRGKPALTDLLLAEGFSRESVLAALATVEDRSEHPIARAIVAAAQAEGLPLGRLECFEAVTGLGVRATVDGVRVEIGADRFMAQLGLDVAIFSDAAQRLADQARTPLYAAIDGRLAAMLAVADPIKDGTPEAIRALHSLGLRVAMITGDNRRTAEAIARTLGIDEVIAEVLPDGKVAAVERLRAAHGQLAFVGDGINDAPALAAADVGLAIGSGTDVAIEAADVVLMSGDLRGVPGAIALSRATLGNIRQNLFWAFAYNTALIPLAAGLLYPFNGMLLSPVFAAGAMALSSVFVLGNALRLKRFRPPAL
- a CDS encoding HPP family protein, which encodes MTPARQLVARVARLLPPALHTHPLEWTRAALGAGLGVLLPLLLCGALFGRELALSMLGPLGASAVLLFAVSSGALSQPWSILGSYLCAALVATAVGLLHLPVLATALLALGGTLLTMCALRCLHPPGAALALCLAQGHPQVSALGFGILLPVLLAAAGLLVCALLFNNLTGVRYPKAPSAEPVSLAVSPPEIQAGITAADLQQALKEFGEFVDVTAEDLEEIVRRSERHARQRSMAEVFAEREPG
- a CDS encoding pseudouridine synthase; the protein is MRLDRFLSKRPELNRQQVRQLLLAGRVQVDRLAECDGHREINGFNRIELDGQLLQAGQTARYLMLHKPAGVVSATSDPQHRTVLDLLPAAERAGLHIAGRLDGNTTGLLLLTNDGQWSRRLTLPGSKLPKVYRVETAEPIDAEYVDTFARGIYFAFEDLTTLPAHLEILDSHSARLTLVEGRYHQVKRMFGHFRNRVTRLHRESIGPIRLDPMLQPGQYRPLDAAEIACSGPLPAAQSDSA
- a CDS encoding enoyl-CoA hydratase, which encodes MSNAVEPYKSAPFDLTHKLTVEKHGHTALVTINNPPANTWDRDSLIGLRQLVEHLNRDDDIYALVITGQGAKFFSAGADLKLFADGDKARARSMARLFGEAFEALRDFRGVSIAAINGYAMGGGLECALACDIRIAERQAQLALPEAGVGLLPCAGGTQHLAWLVGEGWAKRMILCGERVDAETALRIGLVEQVVDSGEARGHALLLAARVARQSPVAVRAIKPLIQGARQRGPSSWLAEERERFVDLFDADDTREGVNAFLEKRDPHWRNR
- a CDS encoding enoyl-CoA hydratase/isomerase family protein, translating into MNLIFEERPCRHGFRLGLASLDAGASLNALSLPMIEALAHRLAIWQDDPEIACVVLRGNGARAFCAGGDVRALAEACRADPGTVPALARRFFADEYRLFHRLHHYRKPLLGWAHGYVMGGGMGLLQSTGLRIVTPSSRLAMPEIGIGLYPDVGASWFLGRLPGRLGLFLGLGASQLNARDALDLGLADRFLLDEQQEALLHGLAQLNWNEQSASQLHSLLQALEREALARLPGAELLPRRERIDRLLDVADLPAAWHALTALQGDSDPLLARAAATLASGCPLTAHLVWEQLRRARRLSLAEALRMEYAMSLNCCRHPEFAEGVRARLIDKDNRPRWHWPQVAAIPPSVVEAHFAPTWEGEHPLAQLGDS
- a CDS encoding ABC transporter substrate-binding protein is translated as MKRTLTALALWAGLCTTASAVDPITLGLNYPRTGSYKEEGLAQMRGALLAIDEINAEGGVLGRPLRLISRDTASRPEKAVNNVDRLVGDGAVMLFGGASSAVAIAASKRAKERGVLYFGTLTYSNDTTGKNGHRYMFRECNNAWMSARVLGEYLAKELPNKRYFYVTADYTWGHTSESSLRQTTHSTDASKHPGLKVPFPGARLADYRDALTQAAGSDAEVLALVLFGEDLVRAMRIAEDLGLTKRMQIVAPNLTQSIVEQAGPGLMEGVIGTEPWTWRVPELEKSEAGMTFVKNFSERYELMPSSSAASAYSIVHQWADAAERARSLDSESLIKALEGHKYQLLKGPQEWRTFDHQNVQTVYAVKVKSRDEIMKDRSRQDYFEIVGRLDGTLAAPTLDEWKQERLTAGQPPQLQ